A genomic region of Trifolium pratense cultivar HEN17-A07 linkage group LG3, ARS_RC_1.1, whole genome shotgun sequence contains the following coding sequences:
- the LOC123918601 gene encoding D-xylose-proton symporter-like 3, chloroplastic: MASSSTLSYSCFPQMASSSTPLINFKLSLFNSLHHQRTINNSKTTINPRLISSSINNHLSTTRVTYPLLTSHPLHNRRFNVRFQAQKEYSAGNSSESVASDATSQEEFSWSSVILPFVFPALGGLLFGYDIGATSGATISLQSPELSGIAWSNLSSIQLGLVVSGSLYGALFGSLLAFAIADFIGRKRQLIGAALLYLLGSAITATAPELGVLLAGRLIYGLGIGLAMHGAPLYIAETCPSQIRGTLVSLKELFIVLGILVGYFVGSFQISTVGGWRFMYGFSAPLAVLMGLGMWTLPASPRWLLLKAVQGKGSFQDLKEKAIVSLSKLRGRPPGDKESEKQIEESLVSLKSAYADQESEANFLEVFQGPNLKAFIIGGGLVLFQQITGQPSVLYYAGPILQSAGFSAAADAAKVSVVIGLFKLVMTSVAVLKVDDLGRRPLLIGGVSGIALSLVLLSAYYKFLGGLPIVAVGALLLYVGCYQISFGPISWLMVSEIFPLRTRGRGISMAVLTNFASNAVVTFAFSPLKEYLGAENLFLLFAAIALVSLVFIITSVPETKGLSLEDIESKILK; encoded by the exons ATGGCATCATCATCAACACTGTCTTATTCTTGTTTTCCTCAAATGGCATCATCATCAACACCTCTCATCAATTTCAAACTTTCTCTATTCAACTCACTTCACCATCAAAGAACAATAAACAACTCAAAAACTACCATCAATCCGCGCCTCATTTCTTCTTCCATTAACAATCATTTGTCGACAACACGTGTCACTTATCCACTTCTTACATCTCACCCTCTTCATAACCGTAGATTCAAC GTTCGATTTCAAGCACAGAAGGAGTATTCTGCTGGGAACAGTTCTGAGTCAGTTGCTTCTGATGCAACTTCCCAAGAGGAATTTTCTTGGTCTTCTGTAATTCTTCC GTTTGTGTTCCCTGCATTGGGTGGCTTGTTATTCGGTTACGATATTGGTGCCACATCCGGTGCTACAATTTCACTGCAG TCACCTGAGCTTAGCGGTATCGCTTGGTCCAATCTTTCTTCCATTCAGCTTGGTCTTGTG GTCAGTGGTTCTCTATACGGGGCTCTTTTTGGCTCACTTCTTGCATTTGCAATTGCTGACTTCATTG GGAGGAAGCGACAACTCATCGGTGCAGCCCTTTTGTATCTACTTGGTAGTGCAATCACTGCCACTGCTCCAGAACTTGGTGTTCTCTTAGCAGGAAGGCTGATTTATGGACTTGGTATAGGTCTG GCCATGCATGGAGCTCCTTTATACATTGCAGAAACTTGTCCGTCACAAATCCGTGGGACTCTAGTATCATTAAAAGAACTCTTCATTGTCTTGGGGATTCTG GTGGGTTATTTTGTGGGAAGCTTTCAGATTAGTACAGTTGGTGGATGGCGATTCATGTATGGATTCAGTGCTCCGCTTGCTGTGTTAATGGGGCTCGGAATGTGGACTCTCCCCGCCTCTCCTCGGTGGTTGCTTCTCAAAGCAGTACAAGGAAAAGGTTCTTTTCAAGATTTGAAGGAGAAGGCAATCGTTTCCCTTAGCAAATTAAGAGGCCGACCACCTGGCGACAAAGAATCCGAGAAGCAGATAGAAGAGAGTCTTGTCTCATTGAAGTCTGCCTATGCGGATCAGGAATCCGAGGCGAATTTCTTAGAGGTGTTTCAGGGTCCAAATCTGAAAGCATTCATAATTGGTGGGGGGCTAGTATTATTTCAACAG ATAACAGGTCAACCTAGTGTTCTGTATTATGCAGGTCCTATTCTTCAG AGTGCTGGATTTTCTGCTGCAGCCGACGCAGCTAAAGTTTCAGTTGTTATTGGCTTATTCAAG CTAGTAATGACATCGGTTGCTGTCCTAAAAGTAGATGATTTGGGGAGAAGACCTTTGCTGATTGGAGGTGTCAGTGGCATT GCCCTATCTTTAGTTCTCCTTTCTGCCTATTATAAATTTCTCGGAGGGTTACCGATTGTGGCTGTTGGGGCATTACTTCTTTACGTTGGTTGCTACCAG ATATCATTTGGGCCGATAAGTTGGCTTATGGTGTCAGAAATTTTCCCACTTCGCACTAGAGGACGGGGGATTAGTATGGCTGTTCTTACCAACTTCGCTTCAAATGCCGTTGTTACCTTTGCATTCTCACCATTGAAG GAGTATCTAGGAGCAGAGAACCTTTTTCTCCTTTTTGCAGCCATTGCTTTAGTGTCACTTGTGTTCATCATAACTTCTGTCCCGGAGACAAAAGGCTTGAGCTTAGAAGATATTGAATCCAAAATCTTGAAGTGA